One part of the uncultured Bacteroides sp. genome encodes these proteins:
- the argH gene encoding argininosuccinate lyase, whose product MAQKLWEKSVQVNKDIEKFTVGRDREMDIFLAKHDVIGSMAHITMLQTIDLLTSEELHLLLEELKNIYATAENGTFVIEEGVEDVHSQVELMLTRKLGNVGKKIHSGRSRNDQVLLDLKLFTRTQLQEIADMVEQLFHVLIAQSEKYKKVLMPGYTHLQIAMPSSFGLWFGAYAESLIDDMMFLQAAFKMCNRNPLGSAAGYGSSFPLNRTLTTNLLGFDSMNYNVVYAQMGRGKMERNVAFALASIAGTISKLAFDACMFNSQNFNFVKLPDECTTGSSIMPHKKNPDVFELTRAKCNKIQSLPQQIMMIANNLPSGYFRDLQIIKEVFIPAFQELKDCLHMTTYIMNEIKVNEHILDDDKYLLIFSVEEVNRLAAEGMPFRDAYKKVGLDIEAGKFTHEKTVDHTHEGSIGNLCNDKISLLMQNIVDGFNFDKMIQAEKSLLGR is encoded by the coding sequence ATGGCGCAGAAACTTTGGGAGAAGAGTGTACAGGTAAATAAGGATATTGAGAAATTTACAGTCGGTCGTGACCGGGAGATGGATATCTTTCTGGCTAAACATGACGTTATTGGCTCAATGGCACACATTACTATGCTTCAAACCATTGATCTGCTGACATCTGAGGAGCTTCATCTTCTTCTTGAGGAATTGAAGAACATCTATGCTACTGCCGAAAATGGAACATTTGTTATCGAAGAAGGCGTAGAAGATGTTCATTCCCAAGTAGAATTGATGCTGACTCGAAAATTAGGTAATGTAGGAAAAAAAATTCATAGTGGCCGTTCAAGAAACGATCAGGTTCTTTTGGATTTAAAGTTGTTTACCCGTACTCAGCTGCAGGAAATTGCAGATATGGTTGAACAGCTGTTTCATGTTTTAATAGCGCAGAGCGAAAAATATAAAAAAGTTCTGATGCCCGGTTATACGCATCTTCAAATAGCCATGCCTTCTTCTTTTGGATTATGGTTTGGCGCTTATGCAGAAAGCCTGATAGACGATATGATGTTTTTGCAGGCAGCTTTTAAAATGTGTAATCGTAATCCACTTGGATCTGCTGCCGGTTATGGATCTTCTTTTCCTTTAAACCGAACCCTTACAACAAATCTTTTAGGCTTCGATTCCATGAACTATAACGTGGTTTATGCACAGATGGGACGTGGAAAGATGGAAAGAAATGTTGCTTTTGCCCTGGCAAGTATTGCGGGCACAATCTCAAAACTGGCATTTGATGCTTGTATGTTTAACAGTCAGAACTTCAACTTTGTGAAGTTACCCGATGAATGTACAACAGGTTCAAGTATTATGCCACACAAAAAGAATCCGGATGTATTTGAACTTACTCGTGCCAAATGCAACAAGATTCAATCATTACCTCAACAAATTATGATGATTGCCAATAATCTGCCTTCTGGATATTTCAGAGATCTGCAGATTATAAAAGAAGTCTTTATTCCTGCTTTTCAGGAATTGAAAGATTGTCTTCACATGACAACTTATATCATGAACGAAATTAAAGTCAACGAACATATTCTTGACGATGATAAATACCTTCTTATCTTCAGTGTTGAAGAAGTAAACCGTCTTGCTGCGGAAGGAATGCCTTTTCGTGACGCTTACAAAAAAGTGGGACTGGATATCGAAGCTGGTAAATTTACTCACGAAAAGACAGTTGACCATACACACGAAGGAAGTATAGGTAATCTGTGCAACGATAAAATATCTTTGTTAATGCAAAATATTGTTGACGGATTCAACTTCGATAAGATGATTCAGGCAGAAAAGAGCCTTTTAGGAAGATAA
- a CDS encoding aldo/keto reductase — MEYEPAKDRYFGKMQYKYCGNSGLLLPRISLGLWHNFGDVDDFGVATDMVKHAFDNGVTHFDLANNYGPSPGSAEINFGKILKNNFQGYRDEMIISSKAGHEMWAGPYGDGSSRKNLMASIDQSLRRTGLEYFDIFYSHRYDGVTPVEETIQALIDIVKRGKALYAGISKYPPEKARIAYQMLKDNGVPCLINQSRYSMFDREVENGTLALADEFGAGFIAFSPLAQGILTNKYLHGIPEDSRAAKSTGFLKKDQVTEDKIVIARQLNEIAERRGQTLAQMALAWVLKDKRVTSVIIGASSVKQLSDNLKTVENLEFTDDEVNQISSLISPIKP, encoded by the coding sequence ATGGAATACGAACCTGCAAAGGACCGGTATTTCGGCAAGATGCAATATAAGTATTGCGGAAACAGCGGTCTGTTACTTCCCCGTATTTCTTTGGGATTGTGGCATAATTTCGGTGATGTAGACGATTTTGGCGTTGCTACCGATATGGTTAAACATGCTTTCGATAATGGTGTTACCCATTTCGACTTAGCAAATAATTATGGTCCTAGCCCTGGTTCTGCTGAAATAAACTTCGGGAAAATCTTAAAAAATAACTTTCAGGGATATCGTGACGAGATGATTATCTCTTCCAAAGCCGGACACGAAATGTGGGCAGGCCCTTATGGTGATGGTAGTTCCCGAAAGAATCTGATGGCAAGTATCGACCAAAGCCTTCGTAGAACCGGTCTCGAATACTTTGATATCTTTTATTCTCATCGTTATGATGGGGTTACTCCAGTTGAAGAAACAATTCAGGCACTTATCGATATTGTAAAAAGAGGTAAAGCTCTTTATGCAGGTATTTCCAAGTATCCACCCGAGAAAGCCAGAATTGCATATCAGATGCTTAAGGACAATGGCGTTCCTTGTCTGATAAATCAATCCCGATATAGCATGTTCGACCGCGAAGTGGAGAATGGAACGTTGGCTCTGGCAGACGAATTCGGAGCAGGTTTTATTGCTTTCTCACCATTAGCACAAGGGATACTGACTAATAAATATCTGCATGGCATTCCAGAAGATTCACGTGCCGCAAAATCTACAGGATTCCTGAAAAAGGATCAGGTAACAGAAGATAAGATAGTAATTGCCCGTCAATTGAATGAAATAGCCGAGAGGCGAGGACAAACTCTTGCTCAGATGGCATTGGCATGGGTTCTTAAAGACAAACGAGTTACATCTGTAATTATTGGTGCAAGTTCTGTAAAGCAATTAAGCGACAATTTAAAAACCGTAGAGAATTTAGAGTTTACAGATGATGAAGTTAATCAAATCAGTTCTCTGATCTCTCCAATAAAACCCTAG
- a CDS encoding ATP-binding protein has product MKFYNRTKEIADLQRIREMSYNDHSKLSVLTGRRRIGKTSLILNALKDETVVYLFVSRKSEADLCKGFCSEIEKQLSVFVPMMNSFIEVFRFLLEQGKTNKFSLVIDEFQEFININESIYSEIQNYWDQYRTTTHINLIVSGSVYSLMIKIFQDKKEPLFGRADAMMKLTPFTTSVLKEIMSDYKPDYTNDELLALYTYTGGVPKYVELLVDNKALTIHKMIKYICQSDSPFIDEGRNLLIQEFGKKYGNYFSILDAISSGMNTQSQIEAFMGEKSIGGQLNKLETVYEVIKKQRPLFAKEGSQTVRYEVSDNFLRFWFRYIERNRTLIELGNYEGLSKLINDDYPTYSGKTLELYFKQKLQECFEYRAIGSWWEPKGDQNEVDIVAVTLDNRKALVAEVKRQRKNFKPQLLENKIEVLKNKVLNKYEINSLCLDIEDM; this is encoded by the coding sequence ATGAAGTTTTATAATCGTACCAAAGAAATAGCTGATCTTCAGCGAATAAGAGAAATGTCATACAATGACCACTCAAAATTATCAGTGCTTACGGGGCGACGTAGAATAGGTAAGACATCGCTTATTCTTAATGCGCTTAAAGACGAAACAGTTGTTTATCTTTTTGTGAGCCGAAAGAGTGAGGCCGATTTATGCAAAGGCTTTTGTAGTGAGATAGAAAAACAATTATCGGTATTTGTTCCAATGATGAACTCTTTTATCGAGGTTTTCCGCTTCTTGCTGGAACAGGGCAAGACCAATAAGTTTTCATTGGTTATTGACGAGTTTCAAGAGTTTATTAACATTAACGAATCGATATATAGCGAAATTCAGAATTACTGGGACCAATATCGCACTACTACTCATATTAATCTTATAGTAAGCGGATCAGTCTATTCACTCATGATAAAAATCTTTCAAGACAAGAAAGAGCCCCTATTTGGTCGTGCAGATGCAATGATGAAGCTTACTCCGTTCACTACCTCTGTGCTAAAAGAGATAATGAGCGATTATAAACCGGACTATACCAACGATGAATTACTTGCGCTCTATACCTATACAGGTGGTGTTCCCAAGTATGTAGAACTTTTGGTAGATAACAAAGCTCTCACTATTCATAAAATGATAAAGTACATTTGCCAAAGTGATTCTCCTTTTATCGATGAAGGACGAAATCTTTTAATTCAAGAGTTTGGTAAGAAGTACGGTAATTATTTCTCTATATTAGATGCTATATCATCCGGCATGAATACTCAATCGCAAATTGAAGCTTTTATGGGCGAGAAAAGTATAGGAGGACAATTGAATAAATTGGAGACAGTTTACGAGGTTATCAAAAAGCAAAGACCGCTATTTGCAAAAGAAGGTTCGCAAACGGTGAGATACGAAGTTTCTGATAATTTTCTGCGTTTTTGGTTTAGATATATTGAACGCAACAGAACACTTATTGAATTAGGAAACTATGAAGGCCTGTCGAAGTTAATAAATGATGATTACCCAACTTATTCAGGCAAGACACTTGAACTATATTTTAAGCAGAAGCTGCAAGAATGTTTCGAATACAGAGCCATCGGTTCGTGGTGGGAACCAAAGGGTGACCAAAACGAAGTGGATATTGTTGCTGTTACTCTTGATAATAGAAAAGCACTAGTAGCTGAAGTTAAACGGCAAAGAAAGAATTTTAAGCCTCAATTACTCGAAAATAAGATTGAGGTATTGAAGAATAAAGTACTGAATAAGTACGAAATTAATTCTCTTTGTTTGGATATTGAGGATATGTGA